TCCTCCTGGGCCATGGGAGGCACCATGGCCGGCGCCTTCGGTTTCGGCATCCTGCTCTTTTTCATCTTCCCCCTCTATCTCACAAAGCTCCTCGTTCCCGTCATCGGCAGCTCGAACCTCATGTTCAACCTCGTCGACGGCGCGATCAGGGTCGCGGTTTTCCTCCTCTACATAATCGGCATCTCGCGCATGTCGGACATCCAGCGCGTCTTCCAGTACCACGGCGCCGAGCACAAGTGCATCTTCACCTTCGAGGCGGGCGAGGATCTGGTGGTGGAGAACGTGCGCAAGTACAGCTGCCTGCACCCCCGCTGCGGCACCAGCTTCCTGCTCATCGTCATGCTGGTGAGTATCCTCATCTTCTCCCTGATCCCGAAGCTGTGGCCTTTCTACATGAAAGGGGGGGTGCGCGTGCTCCTTCTCCCGATCATCGCGGGGGTCTCCTACGAGGTGCTCAAGTGGACGGCGAAGCACGACGGCCATCCCCTGGTGAAGCTTGCCATCGCGCCGGGGCTCGCCCTGCAGCGTCTGACGACGCGTGAGCCGGACGACAGCCAGATAGAGGTGGCGATCCGCTCCATGAACGAGGCGCTGGAGCTAAACGGCGGCCACAAGGACGACCGCCTGGTGGTGTAACCCCCCCCCGCGCTTGAACGCGCACGTAGCGTCCCTCCCTTTCAAGGGTGGGGACTGGGTGGGGATGGGGTTCGCCCCGAAAGAAAGCATCAAAAGATTTTCTTGAGGAATGGATATGTTTGAAAAGATAGCCGAACTGGAAAGGCGCTTCGAGGAGCTCGAGTCGCTGATGTCCGACCCCGAAGTGCTGGCGAACCAGGCCGAGTTTCGCAAGCTCTCCCGGGAACACTCCGGGCTTGCCGAGCTCATCGCCGCCTACCGCGAGTACAAGAAGGTCCTTGCGGACATCGAGGGGAACAAGGAGCTCCTGAAGGAGCCGGATCAGGAGATGCGCGAGATGGCGGAGGCGGAGCTCGAGTCGCTCGAGGAGCGCCGCACCGCGCTGGAGGCGGAGATCAAGGTCCTCCTTCTTCCGAAGGACCCCAACGACGACAAGAACGTCATCCTGGAGATCCGTGCCGGAACCGGCGGCGACGAGTCCGCGCTCTTTGCCGGCGACCTCTTCCGCATGTACACCCGCTACGCCGAGACCAACCGCTGGCGCGTGGAGATCATCTCCGCTTCCGAGTCGGAAAAGGGGGGCTTCAAGGAGGTCGTGGCCCTTGTGGAAGGGATCGGCGCCTACGCAAAGCTAAAGTATGAGTCGGGAACGCACCGCGTGCAGAGGGTGCCGGAAACCGAGGCGCAGGGGCGCATCCACACCAGCGCCTGTACCGTCGCGGTGCTCCCTGAAGCCGAGGACATCGACATCGACATCAACCCCGCTGATCTGAAGGTCGACGTGTACCGCTCCTCCGGCGCCGGCGGCCAGCACGTCAACACCACCGACTCCGCGGTCCGCATCACCCACATCCCCACCGGCGTGGTCGTCGCCTGCCAGGAAGAGCGCAGTCAGATAAAGAACCGCGCCAAGGCGATGAAGGTCCTGAAGTCGCGCATCCTCGACTCCATGGTCATGGAGCAGAACGCGAGACTCGCCGCCGACCGCAAAAGCCAGGTCGGCAGCGGCGACAGGAGCGAGAGGATCCGCACCTACAACTTCCCGCAGGGGCGCATGACCGACCACAGGATCGGGCTCACCCTGTACCGGCTCGACTCCATCATGGCCGGTGACATCGCCGAGATCACCGACACCCTGCGCACCCACTACCAGATGGAAGCCCTCCAGGCGCAGAGCGAAATGTAGAAGCGGCTACGCCTCTTCACTTCCCCCGACGTCCCCTCCCTTTCAAGGGGAGGGACAGGGTGGGGATGGGGTTCAGGCTCCTAAGATCACGATATCCAGCAGCACCACCACGGACGTACCGGATGGCAAACCCTAAGGAAAAATGGGACGTACTGAAGGTCCTCAACTGGACCAAGGGGTATCTCGCCGAGAAAGGGGTGGAAAACCCCCGGCTGGAGGCGGAGTGGCTTCTGTGTGAAGCGCTCTCGCTCGACCGGGTGGGGCTCTATCTCAACTTTGACAAGCCGCTGCAGGAAGTTGAGCTCGCCTCCTTCCGCGCGCTCGTCGTGCGCCGAGGTCGTCGCGAGCCGTTGCAGTACATCCTCGGCAGCCAGGAGTTCATGGGACTCGAGTTCCAGGTGACCCCGGCGGTGCTGATCCCCCGCCACGACACCGAGGTGCTCGTCGAGCAGGCTGTGGAGAGAGGGAAAGGGGCGAGGCGAGTGCTGGACATCGGGACCGGCAGCGGCTGCATCGCGGTCTCCGTGGCAAAGGCCCTCCCCAAGGCCGAAGTCTCGGCGGTCGATTGCTCCGCCGAGGCGCTGGCGGTGGCCAAAGGGAACGCAGAGCGTCACGGCGCTGCAATCCGCTTCCATCACGGCTCCCTCTTCGAGCCGGTCGCGGGGGAGCGCTTCGACATGATTCTCTCCAACCCGCCGTACATCCCG
The DNA window shown above is from Geomonas sp. RF6 and carries:
- a CDS encoding DUF1385 domain-containing protein — translated: MAKINIGGQAVLEGVMMRAPRSLAIAVRRPDGDISVKSEVVVPLSERFPVVKLPIVRGAVALFSSLVTGIKALNFSANEALAEGEKKEEISSWAMGGTMAGAFGFGILLFFIFPLYLTKLLVPVIGSSNLMFNLVDGAIRVAVFLLYIIGISRMSDIQRVFQYHGAEHKCIFTFEAGEDLVVENVRKYSCLHPRCGTSFLLIVMLVSILIFSLIPKLWPFYMKGGVRVLLLPIIAGVSYEVLKWTAKHDGHPLVKLAIAPGLALQRLTTREPDDSQIEVAIRSMNEALELNGGHKDDRLVV
- the prmC gene encoding peptide chain release factor N(5)-glutamine methyltransferase, with the protein product MANPKEKWDVLKVLNWTKGYLAEKGVENPRLEAEWLLCEALSLDRVGLYLNFDKPLQEVELASFRALVVRRGRREPLQYILGSQEFMGLEFQVTPAVLIPRHDTEVLVEQAVERGKGARRVLDIGTGSGCIAVSVAKALPKAEVSAVDCSAEALAVAKGNAERHGAAIRFHHGSLFEPVAGERFDMILSNPPYIPQGELAALQQEVRFEPQGALDGGGDGLDFYRRIVRLAPEHLEEKGWLILEVGAGQAPQVLALLQQGGLAGETFTAKDPAGIERVVGGRLG
- the prfA gene encoding peptide chain release factor 1, yielding MFEKIAELERRFEELESLMSDPEVLANQAEFRKLSREHSGLAELIAAYREYKKVLADIEGNKELLKEPDQEMREMAEAELESLEERRTALEAEIKVLLLPKDPNDDKNVILEIRAGTGGDESALFAGDLFRMYTRYAETNRWRVEIISASESEKGGFKEVVALVEGIGAYAKLKYESGTHRVQRVPETEAQGRIHTSACTVAVLPEAEDIDIDINPADLKVDVYRSSGAGGQHVNTTDSAVRITHIPTGVVVACQEERSQIKNRAKAMKVLKSRILDSMVMEQNARLAADRKSQVGSGDRSERIRTYNFPQGRMTDHRIGLTLYRLDSIMAGDIAEITDTLRTHYQMEALQAQSEM